In Streptomyces sp. NBC_00091, the following proteins share a genomic window:
- a CDS encoding SsgA family sporulation/cell division regulator: MATTITEHRVLPLRLETAPVSVPLSGSFVYRTDRPYEVAVDFRGAGTHIARWVFSRELLLDGQTCATGEGDIQVWPRWTGSEPRVLLGFSNGEQSCVVSARAKDVRELCRRMTELVPRGQERSHYDLDAQLSALLAH, from the coding sequence ATGGCCACCACCATCACCGAACACAGGGTCCTGCCGCTGCGGCTGGAAACCGCCCCCGTGTCCGTCCCCCTGTCCGGCAGCTTCGTGTACCGCACGGACCGGCCGTACGAGGTGGCCGTCGACTTCCGCGGCGCCGGGACCCACATCGCCCGCTGGGTGTTCTCGCGGGAGCTGCTGCTCGACGGGCAGACCTGCGCCACCGGCGAGGGCGACATACAGGTCTGGCCGCGCTGGACCGGCTCCGAGCCGCGCGTCCTGCTCGGCTTCAGCAACGGCGAGCAGAGCTGTGTGGTCTCCGCCCGCGCCAAGGACGTGCGCGAGCTGTGCCGGCGGATGACGGAGCTGGTCCCGCGCGGGCAGGAGCGGAGCCACTACGACCTGGACGCGCAGCTCAGCGCGCTGCTGGCGCACTGA